Proteins encoded within one genomic window of Aspergillus nidulans FGSC A4 chromosome VII:
- a CDS encoding uncharacterized protein (transcript_id=CADANIAT00009113) → MDYVELPPDSPYPFLEVPCLSKEPYEHHDFLTYPEHEGWDITRLFNGDFTGHKDAAPFLQNWLFFGVLWEVFGPISKGGKHYYVKEQQNHPNGVISVTGLEERILELTSFISSILQTEDKSTAQQIGRRIEQCLRTVSRFCRIAKCEDDPRPGLTTWPLPPEIDLSIRTLSQRLSWSFSTGVMPLVFGSDTGGLEFPCAWLPLKRLQESGWCPSEVALVEETFTSASAYYTSQLESPPSATEKDHSLCTRSLCMARQLNEETYRTAHTSSDCECQHYGPLIDEVVSIIGSGGVPLLSITPIKKAPYVKVEVEKYTEGKRYIAFSHVWSDGLGNPSANTLPQCQLLRIQSLLDELVSGIRSVDLVNRLAFRELWKKKFHGPSLLFWMDTMCIPVAQEHRELRSVAIKSMKAVYERAFRVLVLDGDIQSFSSSDYTQSFMRIRLSAWMRRLWTLNEGVLANKLCVKFADGIFDVQEKSKAQQSEIYESELEQIKYSYGTPMRDADSFHWKFRLLRLNVISEPDPRIVRRTTSEVTSPEAKRCFAIMEAFSAALYRSTSKERDEMLCFASLIGWDTSLLKGLPFEDHMHALLSTEKYLPQGMLFLAGPRMRQHGWQWAINRFGNCGAKRLKVKSDDMTMGLVTEAGFEVEYPGLVLPVTCTLRDLQRLVLSVDMGNGSVGKFQIMRHDEGLGRGEDRTDSWEEDRRQLYVLYWDMTKKMPTMTPMPAAVISGPKDEDLARGEKVYQFECLASLEILEVTYGALKENGDEVAQLDLRKWTIG, encoded by the coding sequence ATGGACTACGTAGAGTTGCCTCCGGATTCGCCCTACCCCTTTCTGGAAGTGCCTTGTCTCAGCAAAGAGCCGTACGAGCATCACGATTTCCTGACCTACCCGGAGCATGAAGGTTGGGACATCACCCGGCTGTTTAATGGCGACTTCACAGGGCATAAAGATGCAGCGCCCTTCTTGCAGAATTGGCTCTTCTTTGGGGTCCTTTGGGAAGTATTTGGTCCCATCAGCAAAGGAGGCAAGCATTACTATGTGAAGGAACAACAAAATCACCCAAATGGAGTCATATCTGTTACCGGTCTAGAAGAACGTATCCTCGAACTCACATCTTTTATCTCGTCCATTCTCCAGACCGAGGACAAGTCCACTGCGCAACAGATCGGTCGCCGTATTGAACAGTGTCTTCGAACCGTATCCCGGTTTTGTCGAATTGCAAAGTGCGAGGATGACCCACGCCCGGGGCTCACCACTTGGCCACTGCCGCCAGAGATAGATCTCTCAATAAGGACGTTGAGTCAGCGTCTGTcctggagcttctcaacaGGCGTAATGCCTTTAGTCTTTGGTTCCGACACCGGGGGGCTAGAATTTCCCTGTGCATGGCTTCCTCTCAAGCGCTTACAGGAATCCGGATGGTGTCCTAGTGAAGTCGCCCTGGTCGAAGAAACATTCACCTCTGCGTCGGCGTACTATACATCGCAACTTGAGAGTCCGCCGTCTGCGACAGAAAAAGACCATAGTTTGTGCACGAGGAGCCTGTGTATGGCGCGACAACTTAACGAGGAGACGTACCGTACTGCTCACACTTCTTCTGACTGCGAATGCCAACATTATGGGCCGCTGATTGATGAAGTGGTCTCCATCATCGGTTCCGGGGGCGTGCCGCTGTTGTCCATAACACCAATAAAGAAGGCACCCTACGTCAAAGTCGAAGTTGAGAAATATACCGAAGGGAAGAGGTATATCGCTTTCTCACATGTCTGGTCCGATGGACTTGGGAATCCCTCCGCAAATACTCTGCCGCAGTGCCAGCTGCTTCGCATTCAGAGCTTACTAGATGAGTTAGTCTCTGGGATTCGATCGGTTGACCTTGTCAACCGGCTGGCTTTTAGAGAACTCTGGAAGAAAAAGTTCCACGGGCCCTCGCTACTATTCTGGATGGACACAATGTGCATTCCGGTGGCCCAAGAGCACCGCGAGCTACGCTCTGTAGCCATTAAATCGATGAAAGCTGTTTATGAGCGGGCATTCCGCGTGCTGGTGCTAGACGGCGACATCCAGTCGTTCTCGTCCAGTGACTATACACAGTCGTTCATGCGGATCCGACTATCCGCCTGGATGCGCCGACTTTGGACCCTAAACGAAGGTGTACTCGCCAACAAACTGTGCGTCAAATTCGCGGACGGAATCTTCGACGTACAAGAAAAATCAAAAGCCCAGCAGAGCGAGATATACGAATCCGAGTTAGAACAGATAAAGTACTCATATGGGACGCCCATGCGCGATGCAGACAGTTTCCACTGGAAATTTCGTCTCCTCCGCCTGAACGTCATCTCAGAGCCGGATCCGCGCATAGTGAGGCGAACAACTTCTGAGGTAACTAGTCCTGAAGCAAAACGGTGTTTCGCCATAATGGAGGCCTTCAGCGCAGCCCTATATCGCTCAACCAGTAAGGAAAGGGACGAGATGCTGTGCTTTGCGAGTTTGATTGGATGGGACACATCCTTGCTCAAGGGGCTTCCGTTCGAAGACCACATGCATGCCTTACTGTCAACCGAGAAGTATCTCCCACAGGGAATGttgtttcttgctgggccTAGAATGCGGCAGCATGGGTGGCAATGGGCAATTAATCGATTTGGAAACTGCGGTGCAAAGAGACTGAAGGTTAAGTCTGATGATATGACTATGGGACTTGTTACAGAGGCTGGATTTGAGGTTGAGTACCCGGGGCTGGTTCTGCCAGTAACTTGTACATTGAGAGATCTGCAGAGACTGGTTCTGAGTGTTGACATGGGCAATGGATCAGTGGGAAAGTTTCAAATTATGCGGCATGATGAAGGCTTGGGTCGCGGCGAAGACAGGACTGACTCctgggaagaagatcgacGCCAATTATACGTTCTGTATTGGGACATGACAAAAAAGATGCCTACTATGACGCCGATGCCTGCCGCAGTGATTTCTGGTCCGAAAGATGAGGATCTTGCAAGGGGCGAGAAGGTATATCAGTTCGAATGCCTGGCGTCTTTGGAGATACTGGAAGTGACCTATGGGGCATTAAAGGAGAATGGGGATGAAGTTGCTCAACTGGACCTCAGGAAATGGACCATTGGGTAG
- a CDS encoding O-phospho-L-serine:2-oxoglutarate transaminase (transcript_id=CADANIAT00009114): protein MKREDITYLGAGPAALPTDVLATAAEALQNYEETGLGVAEHSHRSELASGILNSMKADLATFLDIPSDFEILIMQGGGSGQFDATAYNLIAIWVEKQRQKILKEKGEIPEEEVIAELRKKVETDLKLDYLVTGSWSLKASQEATRILGPEYVNIASDARTVNDGKFGKIADESTWKLSPNAAMVYLCENETVDGVEYPAFPKILESKGSENDPIVIGDFSSTILSRRIPFENFSIVYFGAQKNLGMAGITGVIIRKSLLPPLSPPASPTVLRKLGLPVAPTILDYSVAHKNNSLYNTLSIFDVYVAGQVLKKLLNDFPDKVDGQQVVAERKARKVYEALEAYPEVYRIVPDKAVRSRMNICFRVVKNGNIDESEKTFLKGGTERGITGMKGHRSVGGIRVSNYNAIPESGIDKLVVYLKEFATL from the exons ATGAAGAGAGAGGATATTACATACCTGGGCGCTGGCCCTGCTGCTCTTCCAACGGATGTTCTTGCGACTGCCGCAGAAGCTCTCCAGAACTATGAGGAGACCGGATT AGGTGTCGCAGAGCACAGCCATCGCAGCGAATTGGCTTCTGGCATTCTGAATTCTATGAAGGCAGATCTAGCGACATTCCTCGACATCCCTTCTGACTTCGAAATTTTGATCATGCAGG GTGGTGGATCGGGCCAATTCGATGCAACCGCGTACAATCTTATCGCTATCTGGGTTGAGAAACAACGGCAAAAGAttctgaaggagaagggcgagatTCCCGAGGAGGAAGTCATTGCGGAGTTGCGCAAAAAGGTGGAGACGGACTTGAAGCTGGACTACTTGGTTACTGGATC ATGGTCCCTCAAGGCCAGTCAGGAAGCCACTCGAATTCTTGGTCCAGAGTACGTGAACATCGCCAGCGACGCCCGGACAGTGAACGACGGCAAATTCGGCAAGATTGCAGATGAGTCAACATGGAAGCTCAGTCCCAATGCCGCTATGGTATACCTCTGCGAAAACGAGACTGTCGACGGTGTCGAGTACCCTGCTTTCCCCAAAATCCTAGAGTCCAAAGGGTCTGAGAATGACCCGATCGTTATTGGAGACTTCTCGTCAACAATCCTCTCACGCCGGATCCCATTTGAGAACTTCTCCATCGTCTACTTCGGCGCCCAGAAGAACCTCGGCATGGCTGGTATTACCGGGGTCATTATCAGAAAGAGTCTACTCccccctctttctcctccggCCTCGCCGACTGTCCTGCGCAAGCTTGGACTGCCCGTTGCCCCTACTATTCTTGACTACTCAGTCGCCCACAAGAACAACAGTCTATACAACACCCTTAGCATCTTTGA TGTATACGTTGCGGGCCAAGTCCtcaagaagcttctcaaTGATTTCCCGGACAAGGTCGACGGACAGCAGGTTGTTGCGGAACGGAAAGCCCGCAAGGTTTACGAAGCCCTTGAGGCGTACCCCGAGGTCTACCGGATCGTTCCGGACAAGGCCGTGCGCTCGCGGATGAATATCTGCTTCCGAGTTGTCAAG AACGGCAACATCGACGAATCTGAAAAGACCTTCCTCAAGGGAGGCACCGAGCGTGGCATTACAGGAATGAAGGGTCACAGGAGCGTTGGAG GCATCCGCGTCTCAAACTACAATGCCATCCCTGAGTCTGGGATTGACAAGCTTGTTGTTTACTTAAAAGAATTTGCTACATTATAG
- a CDS encoding uncharacterized protein (transcript_id=CADANIAT00009115), producing MSVIAVAGGTGGVGKTIVDVLTQQAKHQVIVLTRKAQENNQILSRVKQVEVDYANIPSITHILNEHKVHTIISAISLYGEEDSVSQLNLIRAAEDAAETRRFIPSEYSFVQTEDLIPLDPSIKYFLDAANLLKASSTLQFTRVIPGFFMDYWGMPHVKTQLSPMTIAVDMANCEAAIPGDGNDIIAMTYSYDMARFIARLLESEKWEEFSVVVGDETTYNQLVKIGERVRGRKFKVLYDSADKVEEGAVTVPTQPEGIGYSKEELEETTALMDRLVIGKVFDFPAAIRSRNVEGLGLVKVEDLVKEAWGGKA from the exons ATGTCAGTTATAGCCGTCGCAGGCGGCACCGGTGGAGTGGGCAAGACAATTGTCGACGTCCTAACACAGCAAGCGAAGCATCAAGTCATTGTTTTGACCCGCAAG GCGCAAGAAAACAATCAAATTCTATCCCGGGTGAAGCAAGTTGAAGTTGATTACGCAAACATCCCCTCTATCACACACATTCTCAATGAGCATAAAGTCCATACCATCATCTCGGCAATATCGTTGTACGGGGAGGAAGACAGTGTATCTCAATTGAACTTGATTcgggctgctgaggatgctgctgaaacAAGGAGGTTCATTCCGAGTGAGTACTCGTTTGTTCAGACGGAAGA CCTCATCCCCCTGGACCCCAGCATAAAGTATTTTCTCGACGCAGCGAACCTGCTCAAAGCAAGCAGCACACTACAGTTCACCCGGGTGATCCCGGGCTTCTTCATGGACTACTGGGGCATGCCGCATGTGAAGACTCAACTCTCACCAATGACGATCGCAGTAGACATGGCAAACTGCGAGGCTGCTATACCTGGTGACGGGAACGACATTATTGCCATGACATATTCCTATGATATGGCGAGGTTCATTGCGCGCTTGCTTGAAAGCGAGAAATGGGAGGAGTTCagtgttgttgttggcgATGAGACTACATATAATCAGCTGGTCAAGATTGGGGAACGGGTAAGGG GCCGCAAATTCAAGGTGCTATATGATAGTGCGGacaaggtggaagagggcgcTGTTACTGTTCCCACTCAACCGGAGGGAATTGGATATagcaaggaggagctggaggagacgaCTGCGCTAATGGATAGACTCGTGATCGGGAAGGTGTTTGACTTTCCGGCTGCTATCCGGTCGAGAAACGTCGAGGGTCTGGGGTTGGTTAAAGTAGAGGATCTCGTGAAGGAGGCGTGGGGGGGGAAAGCGTAG
- a CDS encoding translation initiation factor eIF-2B subunit family protein (transcript_id=CADANIAT00009116) gives MAGQISGVGQGLERRSVVSSFIFHLPTSLSDQPLVALFKRSDKVSTYKNHIAPISGTISRNDKDALTAAWRELSEETGINPSSATFWRTGKPFSFVDESINREWTIYPFAFQLKGTAVGSRRDSAVELDWEHEGWEWYNPTDVLIGNGLQGKGKEVPHLRESLRRVWPEGELNSKAGKALRRGLEKLQNDHESGSHELTSVALGVFRDVVKHMPDGMGGAKWWEDLQMIAWHIVKNGRESMGAATLNALLAILEEMEEIWRLETGRIDSDAGWKLERMLTIIDHHLKSRMSRAGLVKDMFAAYVRDHFLPDGKPRDKLTILTLSASSTIRDSIIEAFASLEIATLELRVLESRPLFEGVSISSSILSKFKTQCKEPSKHLNITIYTDAAAAIAANDVDMVLLGADRISISKGVSNKTGSLPAVLCAKHVSPKVKIVVLSELEKVNGNNGVIDDAKHEDNDPAELIRPWQNEGVKGLRAIEEGFHSTVRVEKSNHSIEVRNVYFEWIPLDMVDGFVSGEGVLNHWSINEKAKQQDELAKRYFGSISLRY, from the exons atggcgGGGCAGATCTCCGGTGTCGGCCAAGGCCTAGAACGACGATCTGTGGTCtcgtccttcatcttccacttACCTACCTCTCTCTCTGACCAGCCCCTTGTCGCACTATTTAAACGAAGCGACAAAGTAAGTACATACAA AAATCACATCGCACCAATCTCCGGCACCATCTCCCGCAACGACAAAGACGCCCTCACGGCTGCATGGCGCGAACTTTCTGAAGAGACCGGGATCAACCCGTCTTCTGCAACATTTTGGCGAACAGGGAAACCATTTTCATTTGTCGATGAGTCGATTAATCGGGAATGGACGATCTATCCGTTCGCTTTCCAGCTCAAGGGCACGGCTGTGGGGTCGAGAAGGGACAGCGCAGTAGAGTTGGATTGGGAGCATGAGGGATGGGAATGGTATAATCCTACGGATGTGCTTATAGGGAACGGGCTccaggggaagggaaaagaagtcCCCCATCTTCGGGAGAGTCTGAGACGGGTATGGCCGGAAGGGGAACTAAATTCGAAAGCGGGGAAGGCTCTAAGACGGGGATTAGAAAAGCTCCAGAATGACCATGAGAGTGGGTCGCATGAGCTTACATCCGTTGCGTTGGGAGTATTCCGGGACGTGGTCAAGCATATGCCAGATGGAATGGGCGGTGCTAAGTGGTGGGAGGATCTGCAAATGATTGCCTGGCATATTGTAAAGAATGGGAGAGAGAGTATGGGCGCGGCAACTCTGAACGCTCTCCTCGCAATactggaggaaatggaggagaTCTGGAGGCTTGAGACTGGGAGAATTGACTCTGATGCGGGGTGGAAGCTGGAACGCATGCTCACGATCATTGATCACCATTTGAAAAGTCGGATGAGTCGCGCTGGTTTGGTGAAGGATATGTTTGCCGCTTACGTGCGGGACCACTTTTTGCCGGACGGCAAGCCGAGAGACAAGCTTACCATCCTCACCCTGTCCGCTAGCTCGACGATTCGTGATAGTATCATTGAAGCTTTCGCCTCTCTGGAAATTGCAACACTCGAACTACGTGTCCTCGAATCCCGCCCTCTGTTTGAAGGTGTCAGTATCTCATCCTCCATATTGTCCAAATTCAAAACACAATGCAAAGAGCCTAGCAAGCATCTCAACATCACCATCTACACTGACGCAGCGGCTGCCATAGCCGCTAACGACGTGGACATGGTTCTCCTCGGCGCTGACAGGATTTCCATCTCGAAAGGCGTGAGCAATAAAACAGGCTCTCTTCCTGCCGTTCTGTGTGCGAAGCACGTTTCCCCAAAGGTGAAGATTGTCGTCCTCAGCGAGCTCGAAAAGGTAAATGGGAATAATGGCGTCATAGATGATGCAAAGCATGAAGACAATGACCCAGCTGAGCTCATCCGGCCCTGGCAGAACGAGGGCGTGAAAGGCCTTCGTGCTATAGAAGAAGGGTTCCACAGCACTGTTCGGGTGGAGAAGTCAAATCACTCCATTGAAGTAAGGAATGTCTATTTTGAATGGATTCCCTTGGATATGGTCGATGGATTTGTGAGCGGCGAGGGCGTTCTCAATCATTGGAGTATAAATGAGAAGGCGAAGCAGCAGGACGAGTTGGCGAAGAGGTATTTTGGGAGCATTTCCCTGAGGTATTAG
- a CDS encoding uncharacterized protein (transcript_id=CADANIAT00009117), whose protein sequence is MTSIAVTVAGKSSLFEQAHPPLTPVTSAQWKSALCEIKLLYIQRQYKRCVARSSSILAGAREPMNPIYKIYLHFYNAICYEAMGLYAHEYSSKKVPLLHKTFDCPDDDPFLSDLDSEDIAGNEDYNTIYRSDGENPDSQLEPELEHLLVPSPLQVRKSKSSTAFLILPLSFYPCNGMESTLQTQQSHLRARAAFASELHPQPHPLPPFSDSLRIDTGPKSTAAVNSTGNAFRENAYAYYPARNTFRSLSTSTINYSHEYYSNLTFLHTQITNTTTHLQALIQDAGVYSGHPRSGRLVQ, encoded by the exons ATGACTTCCATCGCCGTCACAGTCGCCGGCAAATCCTCCCTCTTTGAACAAGCACACCCCCCTTTGACACCCGTCACGAGTGCGCAATGGAAATCTGCTTTGTGTGAGATAAAGCTGCTCTACATCCAAAGACAGTATAAACGATGCGTCGCCCGTTCGTCATCTATTCTCGCGGGGGCGAGGGAGCCT ATGAACCCCATCTATAAGATTTACCTGCATTTCTACAATGCTATTTGCTACGAGGCGATGGGGTTGTACGCGCACGAGTATTCGAGCAAGAAGGTACCGTTACTGC ATAAGACGTTTGATTGTCCGGACGATGATCCGTTTCTGTCAGACTTGGACAGCGAGGATATTGCTGGCAATGAGGATTACAACACGATTTACAGAAGCGACGGGGAGAACCCCGATTCACAGCTggagccagagctggagcatcTCTTGGTGCCGTCCCCATTGCAAGTCCGCAAGTCTAAGTCCTCCACAGCTTTCCTGATCCTTCCGCTGTCTTTTTATCCTTGTAACGGAATGGAAAGCACTCTCCAGACCCAACAGAGCCATCTCCGGGCTAGGGCTGCATTCGCATCAGAGCTTCATCCCCAgccacatcctcttccacctttcTCTGACTCTCTTCGTATCGACACGGGTCCAAAATCAACGGCCGCGGTCAATAGCACAGGTAATGCTTTTAGAGAGAATGCTTATGCCTATTACCCAGCACGAAATACATTTCGTTCGCTATCCACAAGCACCATCAACTACAGCCATGAATACTACAGCAAtctcaccttcctccacACCCAGATAACGAACACAACCACGCACCTCCAAGCCCTAATCCAAGAC GCGGGGGTTTACAGCGGTCATCCTCGTTCTGGTCGTTTAGTCCAGTAA
- a CDS encoding uncharacterized protein (transcript_id=CADANIAT00009118), with amino-acid sequence MTYLLKWERNDMGCGDYLRAVFSAENADVQLAREALEAFAWRHEASSYHNAVLGQASRSFKYVHDPSATRNFNLPGYIKYE; translated from the exons ATGACTTACCTGTTGAAGTGGGAGAGGAACGATATGGGATGTGGAGACTACCTGAGGGCAGTATTCAGTGCTGAGAATGCTGATGTCCAGCTGGCGAGGGAGGCGTTGGAAGCATTTGCTTGGAGGCATGAGGCGAGCAGTTATCACAATGCAGTA CTTGG TCAAGCCTCCAGATCCTTCAAGTATGTCCACGACCCAAGTGCAACAAGGAACTTCAACCTCCCTGGGTATATCAAGTATGAATGA
- a CDS encoding calmodulin-dependent protein kinase cmkA (transcript_id=CADANIAT00009119), whose product MSFANMFNKLSGQPESYEKKSLYRFGRTLGAGTYGIVREADCSSGKVAVKIILKRNVRGNERMVYDELDLLQKLNHPHIVHFVDWFESKDKFYIVTQLATGGELFDRICEYGKFTEKDASQTIRQVLDAVNYLHQRNIVHRDLKPENLLYLTRDLDSQLVLADFGIAKMLDNPAEVLTSMAGSFGYAAPEVMLKQGHGKAVDIWSLGVITYTLLCGYSPFRSENLTDLIEECRSGRVVFHERYWKDVSKDAKDFILSLLQVDPAQRPTSEEALKHPWLKGESASDRDLLPEIRAYIARSRLKRGIEIIKLANRIEALKMQEEDEEDIPSAVDVQASEASDKSGLSPFPALSTENSNTHPASTGNGESGGTKKRSLSKIARGAIFREVVLAKVREMKENEEREKVEREARERAHS is encoded by the exons ATGAGTT TTGCCAATATGTTCAATAAGCTGTCGGGGCAGCCCGAGAGCTACGAGAAGAA GTCGCTGTATCGATTTGGACGAACCCTCGGTGCTGGAACATATGGTATcgtccgcgaagcagacTGTTCTTCCGGGAAGGTTGCGGTAAAGATTATCCTGAAGCGCAACGTTCGGGGTAACGAGCGCATGGTCTATGACGAGCTGGATCTGCTGCAAAAGCTGAACCACCCTCACATTGTTCACTTCGTCGATTGGTTTGAGTCTAAA GATAAATTCTACATTGTCACACAATTAGCCACTGGTGGCGAGCTTTTCGATAGAATTTGCGAGTACGGCAAGTTCACAGAGAAGGATGCGTCACAAACCATCCGCCAGGTGCTCGATGCCGTCAACTACCTACATCAACGCAATATCGTCCACCGAG ACTTAAAACCAGAAAACCTTCTTTACCTTACCCGTGATCTGGACTCGCAACTAGTCCTCGCCGACTTTGGAATCGCAAAGATGTTGGATAACCCAGCCGAAGTGCTGACCAGCATGGCGGGGTCATTCGGTTATGCCGCTCCCGAGGTCATGCTCAAGCAAGGACATGGCAAAGCTGTGGACATCTGGTCGCTCGGTGTCATCACATACACCCTGCTATGCGGATACTCGCCCTTCCGATCCGAGAACCTGACCGATCTCATCGAGGAGTGCCGCTCCGGGCGCGTTGTCTTCCACGAGCGCTACTGGAAGGATGTCTCCAAAGATGCTAAGGATTTCATTCTCAGCTTGCTGCAGGTGGATCCGGCGCAGCGGCCCACGTCCGAGGAAGCCCTGAAGCACCCCTGGTTGAAGGGTGAATCTGCCAGCGACCGCGACTTGCTACCCGAGATCCGCGCGTACATTGCTCGCTCTCGCCTCAAGCGAGGTATTGAGATCATCAAGCTTGCGAACCGCATCGAAGCGCTCAAGatgcaagaagaagatgaagaagacattcCCAGTGCAGTTGACGTACAGGCTTCGGAAGCGTCTGACAAGTCCGGTCTATCACCGTTCCCTGCTCTTTCAACAGAGAACAGCAACACACACCCTGCATCAACCGGTAATGGAGAATCAGGCGGTACTAAGAAGCGCAGCTTAAGCAAGATTGCGCGAGGTGCTATCTTCCGTGAGGTCGTCCTCGCCAAGGTGCGCGAGATGAAGGAAAACGAGGAGCGAGAAAAGGTCGAACGCGAAGCTCGCGAGCGGGCTCACTCATGA
- a CDS encoding ubiquitin-conjugating enzyme E2 (transcript_id=CADANIAT00009120), producing MDIQVLDDNPLYRGETYRLRFTFSSKYPIEPPEVQFITDSQSQPQFTRSSAPSSTAGEHQPSNAEHQTSTAAVKRPIPIHPHIYSNGIICLDLLSSAGWSPVQTVESVCMSIQSMLTANTRNERPPGDSEFVSYNRRRPRDINFMYDDDNV from the exons ATGGACATCCAGGTCCTAGACGACAACCCTCTTTACCGAGGCGAGACATATAGGCTCAGGTTCACATTCAGCTCGAAATATCCTATTG AACCTCCAGAAGTCCAGTTCATTACAGACTCCCAATCTCAGCCGCAATTCACTCGTTCCTCCGCTCCATCGTCGACAGCAGGTGAACACCAACCATCGAATGCCGAGCATCAAACATCAACCGCTGCCGTCAAGCGGCCCATTCCAATCCATCCGCACATCTACAGCAACGGCATTATATGTCTCGATCTGCTGAGTTCAGCGGGGTGGTCACCTGTTCAGACGGTCGAGAGCGTCTGCATGAGCATACAGAGTATGCTAACGGCGAACACACGCAATGAGAGACCGCCTGGCGATAGCGAATTTGTCTCTTACAATCGGCGTCGCCCGAGGGATATCAATTTCATGTACGATGACGATAATGTTTAG
- a CDS encoding protein ndiD (transcript_id=CADANIAT00009121): MAASFARLAGNAPKKLCLRPSGFARSTLVPRSRSIATSVSRRATEPTSYQATRLIPTDPTFSHFINKDSDVPETSAGLESEAEGVGRKIRHYTVNFGPQHPAAHGVLRLILEINGEEIVRADPHVGLLHRGTEKLIEYKSYFQALPYFDRLDYVSMMTNEQCYSLAVEKLLNIEIPERAKYIRTMFGEITRILNHLMSVLSHAMDVGALTPFLWGFEEREKLMEFYERVSGARLHAAYVRPGGVSQDLPLGLLDDIYQWATQFGDRIDETEELLTDNRIWKARTQGVGVVSAADALNMSFTGVMLRGSGVPWDIRKSQPYDAYDKVEFDVPVGVNGDCYDRYLCRMEEFRQSLRIIHQCLNQMPAGPVRVEDYKIMPPPRAAMKENMEALIHHFLLYTKGYAVPPGETYSAIEAPKGEMGVFLVSDGSERPYRCKIRAPGFAHLGGFDQIARGHLLADAVAIIGTMDLVFGEVDR; this comes from the exons ATGGCTGCTTCCTTTGCTCGCCTGGCGGGCAATGCCCCCAAAAAGCTTTGCCTCCGCCCCTCCGGCTTTGCTCGCAGCACCCTTGTTCCCAGATCACGGTCGATTGCGACGTCAGTGTCCCGTCGAGCGACCGAGCCTACCAGCTACCAGGCTACACGCTTGATCCCCACGGACCCGACTTTCTCACATTTCATAAACAAGGACTCTGACGTACCCGAGACTTCCGCGGGTCTGGAGTCCGAAGCTGAGGGCGTCGGCCGCAAAATTCGCCATTATACCGTCAACTTTGGTCCTCAACACCCTGCTGCCCACGGTGTGCTTAGATTGATTCTGGAAATCAATGGCGAGGAAATCGTCCGCGCGGATCCCCACGTTGGATTGCTCCACCGTGGTACGGAGAAGCTGATTGAGTACAAGTCATATTTCCAGGCGTTGCCCTACTTTGATCGTTTGGATTATGTGTCTATGATGACAAACGAGCAATGTTACTCGCTGGCTGTCGAGAagctgctgaacattgaGATTCCCGAGCGGGCCAAGTACATCCGAACTATGTTTGGAGAGATTACCCGAATCCTGAATCACCTCATGTCTGTCCTTTCACACGCTATGGACGTTGGTGCTTTGACGCCATTCCTGTGGGGGTTTGAAGAACGTGAAAAGCTTATG GAATTTTACGAGCGAGTATCTGGTGCCCGTCTCCACGCCGCCTACGTCCGACCCGGTGGTGTCTCCCAGGATCTCCCTCTTGGCCTCCTGGATGATATCTACCAGTGGGCTACTCAGTTTGGTGACCGCATCGACGAAACCGAAGAACTGCTCACGGACAACCGTATCTGGAAGGCTAGAACCCAGGGCGTTGGTGTTGTCAGCGCCGCCGATGCGCTTAACATGAGCTTCACTGGTGTTATGCTCCGCGGCTCTGGTGTTCCCTGGGATATCCGTAAGTCCCAGCCCTACGATGCCTACGACAAGGTCGAGTTCGATGTCCCTGTCGGTGTCAACGGCGACTGCTATGACCGCTACCTCTGCCGCATGGAGGAGTTTCGCCAGTCCCTCCGCATCATTCACCAGTGCTTGAATCAGATGCCTGCCGGCCCCGTCCGCGTCGAGGACTACAAGATCATGCCCCCTCCTCGTGCTGCTATGAAGGAAAACATGGAGGCCCTTATCCACCACTTCCTTCTCTACACCAAGGGTTACGCCGTTCCTCCTGGTGAGACTTACTCCGCCATCGAGGCTCCTAAGGGTGAGATGGGAGTTTTCTTGGTCAGTGACGGTAGCGAGCGGCCATACCGGTGCAAGATCCGCGCTCCTGGTTTCGCTCACTTGGGTGGTTTTGACCAGATTGCTCGTGGCCATCTTCTTGCGGACGCTGTCGCTATCATTG GTACCATGGATCTCGTTTTCGGAGAAGTCGACCGGTAA